A segment of the Streptomyces sp. ITFR-21 genome:
CCCGGGCGGGCGCGGACCGGGACCGGTCCACCAACGCCTCCCGCCTGGAGCGCAGTCCGTCGAGGGTGCGCCTCATCCGGTCCAGACCGGGCCGGAGCCGGTCCAGCACCTGGGTCTGCGCCGTGATGGCGGACCCGGCGGCCGCGGCCTCCTGCTCCGACCGGAGCTGGCGGCCGAGGGCGATCCTGGCGAGGCGGTCGAACCGGTCGGCCGCCGCCGGGATGCCGGCGGTCCGCAGCTCGTCGGCCCGGCGGCTGGCGGTGGCCGCCTTGCCGCCCCACTCCGCGGCGGCGGCCACGTCCTCGGCGCGGTCCCGCGTCATCAGCCGCAGACCGCCGGCGGTGGCGGCGACCGTGTCCGCGGCCTCGGCGATGGCGGCGGTGTACTCGCGGATCAGCCGGTCGACCATCTGCTGCGGGTCCTCGGCCCGGTCCAGGAGCGCGTCGACGTTCGCCCCGGCGAGCTGCGCCACCCGGCCGAGGACGGTCTGCTTGGACATGGTGTACTCCCTGTGCCTCGATGGTCCGTTCCGGGTGCGGGTGCGGGTGCGGGTGCGGGTGTGCGGGGTGCGGGTGCGGGTGTCGGGTGTCGGGCGTTGGGCCTTGGCCCCCCGCCGGGTGTCGGGGCCCCGGCCTCCCGGCGGCCGGGGGCGCGGGAGGAGCCGGGCGCCGGTCGGGCCGTCAGAACCCTCCGCCGCCGCCCATCCGGCCGCGGGTCCGCCCGCCGCCGAAGCTGCCGGGCCCCGGGCCGCCGTAGTCCCGGCCGCCGTCGGCGCCGTCGAGGACGCCGCCGAGCAGGATCCCGCCGAGCACCGCGCCGCCCATGCCGCCGCCCCCGTCGCCCGCGGGCCCGGTGCCGAAACCGCCGGAGTCCCCGTAGCCGCCGAGATCCTGGCCGGCCAGCTCCTGCGCGTCGCGGGCCAGCCGGTCCGCCTCCCCGGCGTGCTCCAGCGCGTCCCCGGCGTCCTCGGCGGCGGCCGACTCGGCCAGCCGGAGCCGGCGTTCGGCCTCGGCGAGCCGGGTACGGGCTTGGCTGCCGATCGCGCCCCGGTGGGTGGTCACGACATCCCGGGCCGCCGCCACCTGACCGCGGGCCGCCGGCAGCGACTGCTCCAGCGACTCCCGGACCAGTCGCCCGCCGCCGTCCTGCACTCCGCCGCTGTCCGGCGCCCCGCCGCCGTCCTGCACTCTGCCGCTGTCCGGCGCCCCGCCGCCGTCCTGCACTCTGCCGCCGTCCGGCGCCCCGCCGCCGTCCTGCACTCCGCCGTCGGCCCGTGCCCCGTCGTCGTCCGGCGCCGGGTCCAGGGCGAAGCGCGCCGCCACCACCCGACGCAGCGCCGCGACCGGGTCGTACCGGCCCGCCGCCAGCTCCTCCCGAACCCCGGCCAGTACGCTCTCGGCCCGGCGGATCCGGCCCTGGAGCCCGGCGTCCCCGGACCCCGGACCCGCGGCCGGGTCCCCGGCCGGGGTGCTGCCGGACGACAGTTCCCGCACCCGCGCCAGATCGGCGTCCGCCGCCGGCAGCGCGTCCCGCAACCGGGCGTCCGCCGCGCGCAGTTCGCGTTCGCGGCGGGCGACGGCGTCGGCGAGGACGGCGGCCTGGCCGAGAGCGCCTTCGGCGGCGCGGACGAAGACGGCGGCGCGGCTGTGGTCGGTGCCGAGCGCGGCGCGCGCCCGGTCCAGGCTGCCGCGGGCGAACTCCAGGCGGTCGCGGGCCTCCGCGGGGTAGCCGGCCACCGGCTCCAGCGCGGCGGCCGTGTAGCGGGCGGTGAGCGGGCCGAGCACGGCCTCGGCGGCGGCGATCCGGCCCGGCAGCGCGGCCAGCGTGACCTCGGCCCGCGCCAGCACCCGGGGCGCGTTCGCCTCCAGCGCCCGCAGCCGGTCGAACGCCTCCGACTCCGCGTCCAGCCGCCGGTTGGCCTGGGTGCAGCGGGACAGGATCTCGTCCAGCATCTGGCGTCGGGTCTCGTCGTCGCCGGGGAAGGCGTCGTCCAGCCGCTGGCGCAGCCGGAAGGCGGCGGCCAGCTCGCCGCCGGCGTACTCGACGGCCTCTCCGAAGGGCTTCGCGGCCTCGTCGCCGACCTGGGCCGCGGCGAAGCCCACGTCCTCCCGGCTGGTCCGCACCGCGTCGTCGGTGGCGACCAGCAGCTCCCGGGCCTGGCGGTCCAGCTCCGGCAGTGCGGTGAGCGGGGTGGGCTGCTTCGGCTTGGGCCGGGCGCCGCTCCAGCCGGCCGCGCCGGGATCCGCCCGGACCGTCGGCTGCCTGCCGTGGCGCTTGCGGACGGCGTAGCCGCCCAGCGCCAGCGCGGCGGCGACCGCGACCACGGGGATCCACAGGTCGGCGGCGCCGTTGTCGGTGGCGGTGTCCGCCCGCCGGGGGCCGGCGGGGCCCGGGGCGCGGACCGGCGGGGCCACCCGGCGGCCGGCCGGCGCCGCGCCGTAGCCGTCGGCGGCGGCGATCGCCGCGCCCGCCCAGCCGCCCGAGCGCAGCGCGGGCTCGATCGCCACGGCGCCGACCTCGGTGAGCCGGCCCTGGGTGAGGCCGGAGTCCTGGTCGGCGGAGACCGCGTACCGCCGGTCGCGGGTGGCCACCGCCAGCAGCAGGTCCCCGCGGCCCAGACCGCTGCGTACGGCGGCGGCGTTCGCCCGGTCCTGCGGGCTGCGGCCGGAGAAGCCGCCGGCGTACACGACGGACAGCCGCACTCCGTGGGCGCCGTGCAGCCGGCCCGGCGCCGACCGGAGCGCCCGCCCGCGGCCGCCCGGCGCCGCCACCGTGTCGGTGACCTGCCCGGTACGGCCGAGCCGGGCCGGGCCGTCGGCGAGCGCCGGCCGCGCCGGCAGGACCAGGACCACCGCGCCGAGTGCCGTGAGCATCGCTGAGACCGCCCGACGTCTGCCGCCCACCGCGCCGCCTCCCGCTGCCGCGCCACGCCCCGCCGCGTGACTCCTTTTCGGAGGCTATGCGCCCTTACCCTCCCCCGCGACCGCGGGCGGCCCCTCCCGCGGCGGCCGGTGGGCCGGACGGGTGGTGTGCGCGGTACGGGTCGGCGGGTCGGCGCCGGCGCCCGGCCGAGGTGGGGTGGCATGCATCCGGGAATCATCAGAAAAGCGACAGACAAGAGCAGCTGAGTCATGTCCCCGGCGCATGGCGTACGAACGCCGTACGGGCCGCCGCCGGGGCCGCGGAGGTGTCACACCCATGAACCGCAGCCCCATGAGCAGCCCCCGGACCGGTGGCGCGCGACCGGCCTGCCCCGTATCCGCACCCGCGCCCGGGCGCCGGGCGGTACGGATCGCCGCGGCGCTCACCGCGGGAGCCGCGCTGACCCTGACCGCCGCCTGCTCCTCGGGCGGCACCAAAGCCGCCGGTACGGCCGGCACCGACGTGGCGAGCGTGGCCAGGAGCGGGATCCGCGACGGCGGCGCCCTGCGCTGGGCGGTGGACGGGATGCCGCGCACCCTCAACGCCTTCCAGGCCGACGCCGACGCCGGCACCGCGACGGTGGCCGGCGCCACCCTGCCGCTGATGTTCCGGCTCGACGGGCACGGCAGACCGCAGGCCGACCCCGACTTCCTCACCAAGGCCGAGGTCAGCAGCCAGGAGCCGCGGCAGGTGGTCACCTACCAGCTCAACCCCAAGGCGAGGTGGAGCGACGGCAAGGCGGTCGGCGCGGCCGACTTCACCGCCCAGTGGAAGGCGCTCGGCGGACGGAACAGCGCCTACTGGGCCGCCCGCAACGCCGGCTACGACCGTATCTCCGGCATCCGGCAGGGCTCGGACGCCCGGCACGTCGAGGTGACCTTCGCCACGCCGTACGCGGACTGGCGGTCGCTGTTCAGCCCGCTCTACCCGACCGGTGTCACCGGTAACGCCGATGCCTTCAACGACGGCGCCCGCACCACGCTGCCGGCGGCCGCCGGGCCGTTCGCGCTCAAGGCGGTCGACACCAAGGCGAAGACGGTCACCCTGGTCCGCAACCACGCCTGGTGGGGCCGCCCGGCCAAGCTCGACCGGATCGTGCTGACCGCGGTGCCGCGGGCCGACCGCCCCGCCCGGCTCGCCGCGGGCACGCTGGACCTGGCCGAGATCGATCCGACCGCGCTGACCGCGGTCCGCAGGATCCGCGGCGTCGCGGTCCGCAAGGCACCCGACGCCGCCTACACCCAACTGGCCATCAACGGCAGCGCCGGACCGCTGGCCGACGAGCGGGTCCGGCACGCGGTGGCCCGCGCGATCGACCGCAAGAAGATCGCGACCGCCGTGCTCAAGCCGCTCGGACTGCCCGTCATCGCGCTCGGCAACCACCTGGTGCTGCCCTCCCAGAACGGGTACGCCGACCACAGCTCGGCACTCGGCACCGCCGGCCTCCAGCAGGCGCAGGGGCTGCTGGCCGACGCGGGCTGGCAGCGGTCGGCCGCCAGGACCGGCGAGAAGGCGGCCGGCCCCGGCCGGGCCGCCGCCTCCGGCTCGCTCACCGTGGTCGAGCCCAGCCGCGCCGTCGCCAAGGCGGGCAAGCCGCTCACCCTGCGGTTCGTCCTGCCCGCCGCCTCACCGACGCTGGACGACGTGGGCGGCCGGATCGCCCGGATGCTGTCCGGGATCGGCATCCGCACCGAGATCGACAAGGTGGACGGCGCCAGCTACTTCCAGGACCACATCGCCTCCGGCGACTTCGACCTGGCGCTGTGGTCCTGGCCCGGCAGCGCCTACCCGGCCACCGACGACACCCCGATCTTCGCCAAGCCGGTGCCGGCCGCCGACGGCTCGCTGAACGTCGCGCAGAACTACTCCCGGGTCGGCACCGACCGGATCGACCAACTGCTCACCCGGGCCGGCGGCGAACTCGACGCCTCCGCCGCCCGCAGCCTCACCGCCGAGGCCGACGCCCGTATCTGGGCCGCCGCCGGCTCCATCCCGCTCTACCAGCGCCCCCAGGTGGTGGCCCTGCGGACCGGCGTCGCCAACGCGGGCGCCTTCGGCTTCCGGACGCCGGACTACCAGAACCTGGGGTTCCGCAAGTAGCCGCCCGGCCCGGCGGTGGTAGGGGGCGGGGCCCCGTACCATGGGGGGAGGCCGTGGCTTGACCTTGCCCGGCAGACGAGCGCGTCGAATGAGGGGCGCGACGTCATCCACGATTCCGGGAGAAGCGCCCCAGCATGTCCACGCGCCACGACATTCGTAACGTCGCCATCGTCGCCCACGTCGACCACGGCAAGACGACCCTGGTCGACGCCATGCTGAAGCAGGCCGGCGCGTTCGCCGCGCACCAGCATCTGGACGACCGGATGATGGACTCCAACGACCTGGAACGCGAGAAGGGCATCACCATTCTCGCGAAGAACACCGCCGTCAAGTACCACCCCAAGGACGGCGGCGACCCCGTCACCATCAACATCATCGACACCCCCGGCCACGCCGACTTCGGCGGCGAGGTCGAGCGCGGCCTGTCCATGGTGGACGCGGTGGTGCTGCTGGTGGACGCCTCCGAGGGCCCGCTGCCGCAGACCCGCTTCGTGCTGCGCAAGGCGCTGGACGCCCGGCTGCCGGTGATCTTGTGCATCAACAAGACCGACCGCCCCGACTCCCGGATCGACGAGGTCGTCAACGAGACCTACGACCTGTTCCTGGACCTGGACGCGGACGAGGACCAGATCGAGTTCCCGATCGTCTACGCCTGTGCCCGCGACGGCGTGGCCTCGCTGACCAAGCCGGAGAACGGCACGGTGCCGGCCGACAGCGACAGCCTGGAGCCGTTCTTCTCCACCATCCTGTCCACCGTCCCGGCCCCGGTGTACGACGAGGCCGCGCCGCTCCAGGCGCACGTCACCAACCTGGACGCGGACAACTTCCTCGGCCGGATCGCGCTGGTCCGGGTCGAGCAGGGCCACCTGAGGAAGGGGCAGACCGTCGCCTGGATCAAGCGCGACGGCACCATCACCAGCGTCCGCATCAGCGAGCTGATGATGACCGAGGCGCTGACCCGCAAGCCCGCCGAGTCCGCCGGCCCCGGCGACATCTGCGCGGTGGCCGGCATCCCGGACATCATGATCGGCGAGACGCTGGCCGACCCGGAGAACCCGATCGCGCTGCCGCTGATCACGGTGGACGAGCCGGCCATCTCGATGACCATCGGCACCAACACCTCGCCGCTGGTCGGCAAGGGCGGCAAGGGCCACAAGGTGACCGCCCGGCTGGTCAAGGACCGGCTGGAGCGCGAACTGGTCGGCAACGTCTCGCTGCGGGTGCTGCCGACCGAGCGCCCGGACACCTGGGAGGTGCAGGGCCGCGGCGAACTGGCGCTGGCCATCCTGGTGGAGACCATGCGCCGGGAGGGCTTCGAGCTGACCGTCGGCAAGCCCGAGGTGGTCACCAAGGAGATCAACGGCAAGGTGCACGAGCCGATCGAGCGGCTCACCATCGACTCGCCCGAGGAGCACCTGGGCGCCATCACCCAGCTGATGGCGGCCCGCAAGGGCCGGATGGAGACCATGACCAACCACGGGTCCGGCTGGATCCGGATGGAGTGGATCGTGCCGTCCCGCGGCCTCATCGGCTTCCGGACCGAGTTCCTGACCCAGACCCGCGGCACCGGCATCGCGCACTCCCTCTTCGAGGGTCACGAGCCGTGGTTCGGCGAGCTGCGGACCCGCAACAACGGCTCGCTGGTCGCCGACCGGTCCGGGGTGGTCACGCCGTTCGCGATGACCAACCTCCAGGAGCGCGGGGTGCTGTTCGTCGAGCCGACCACCGAGGTGTACGAGGGCATGATCGTCGGCGAGAACTCGCGCGCCGACGACATGGACGTCAACATCACCAAGGAGAAGAAGCTCACCAACATGCGGTCGTCCAACGCGGACGTGGCGGAGTCGATCGTGCCGCCGCGCAAGCTGTCGCTGGAGCAGTCGCTGGAGTTCTGCCGGGACGACGAGTGCATCGAGGTCACCCCGGAGACGGTCCGCATCCGCAAGGTGGTGCTGGACCAGAAGGAGCGCGGGCGGGCCGCGTCGCGCGCCAAGCACGGCACGGCGTGACCGTACCGACCGTCCCCCACCCGTCCCGCCGTCCGACCGTCCCGCCCGTCCGACCGTTGCGCCGTCCGACCGTCCTGTCCGTGCCGCTGTTCGGCACGGTGATCCTGCCGGCCCCCGCCGACGCGGCGGCGTGACGACCCACTGAGCACGCCAGAGGGGTCCGGGGAAGCTCCCCGGACCCCTCTGGCGTGTGTACGTCCAGGACGTGCCCCGGCCGCCACGAGCGGCCCCGGGCGTCCCTTTCGTATGCGCCCGCACGGGTGGACTCCGCACCCCGCGTCCGCCGCTGAGCGCGGCTTCACCCCGCGTTGCTGTGTCATGGGGGACGAAGTGTCCGTTATGACCACGAGGAGGCACGCGATGCGCGGAGCCACGCGCGTGAAGTGGGCCGTCGGTGTGACGGCCGTCGCCCTGACGGCCGCTGCCTGCGGCGGCGGCAGTGACAACGGCGGCGGTGGCAGCGGCAGCAGTGGCGGCGGCATCGTCCGTGCCTCCTGGGGCGACCCGCAGAATGCGCTGGAGCCCGCGAACACCACCGAGGTGCAGGGCGGCAAGGTCCTCGACATGGTCTTCCGCGGTCTGAAGAAGTACAACCCGAAGACCGCCAAGGCCGACAACATGATCGCCGACTCGATCACCAGCACCGACTCGCAGAACTTCGACATCAAGCTCAAGTCCGGCTGGACCTTCAGCAACGGCGAGCCGGTCACCGCGGACTCCTTCGTCAACGCCTGGAACTACGACGCGCTGCTGAAGAACGCCCAGCTCAACGCCTCCTTCTTCAGCTACATCGACGGCTACGCAAAAGTGCACCCGGACACCGGCGCCAAGTCGACCGCGACCACTCTCTCCGGCCTGCACAAGGTCTCCGACCTGGAGTTCAAGGTCAAGCTCAACCAGAAGTTCTCGCTGTGGCCCGACACCCTCGGCTACTCCGCGTTCTACCCGCTGCCCAAGGCGTTCTTCGACAACCACGCCGCCTGGCTGCGCAAGCCGATCGGCAACGGCCCGTACGCCATCTCCTCGTACACCAAGGGCTCGCTGATGAGCCTGCGCAAGTGGAACGGCTACAAGGGCCCCGACCCGGCCCAGAACAACGGCGTGGACCTGCGGGTCTACACCGACAACAACACCGCGTACACCGATCTGCAGGCCGGCAACCTCGATCTGGTGGACGACATCCCGGCCGCGCAGCTGAAGAACGTCAAGAGCGACCTCGGCAGCCGCTACATCAACGAGCCGGCCGGCATCATCCAGACCATCGCCTTCCCGCTGTACAACGCGCGCTGGTCCTCGGCGAACTCCGCGAAGGTCCGGCAGGGCCTGTCGATGGCGATCAACCGCAAGCAGATCACCGACCGGATCTTCCAGCAGACCCGCACCCCGGCCAGCGACTGGACCTCCCCGGTCCTGGGCTCGGCCGGCGGCTTCAAGGCCGGGCTGTGCGGCACCGAGTGCACCTACGACCCGGCCAAGGCCAAGCAGCTGATCCAGCAGGGCGGCGGCCTGCCCGGCGGGCGCATCACCATCGGCTACAACGCCGACACCGGCTCCCACAAGGAATGGGTGGACGCGGTCTGCAACAGCATCAACAACGTGCTGGGCGACAACAAGGCGTGCGTCGGCTCACCCACCGGCACCTTCGCCGACTTCCGGAACAAGATCACCGACAAGAAGCTGAACAACCCGTTCCGGTCCGGCTGGCAGATGGACTACCCGCTGATCCAGGACTTCCTGCAGCCGCTGTACTTCACCGACGCCTCCTCCAACGACACCCACTACAGCAACCCCGACTTCGACCGGCTGGTGAACCAGGCCAACGCCGAGCCCGACACCTCCGCCGCCATCGGCACGTTCCAGGACGCCGAGCGGCAGCTGGTCAAGGACATGCCGGCCATCCCGCTGTGGTACCAGAACGGCAGCGCCGGCTACTCGTCGAACCTCAGCAACGTGGTGCTGAACCCGTTCAGCGTCCCGGTCTACAACGAGATCAAGGTCAAGTGAGACCGGCCGGGGGCCGCACCGGGCGCACCCGGCGCGGCCCCCGGCGGCTTGCCGCGAGGAGGCTCGATGGGACGCTACGTGATCCGGCGGCTGCTCCAGATGATCCCGGTGTTCATCGGCAGCACCTTCCTGATCTTCTTCATGGTCTACGCGCTCGGCGACCCGGTCGCCGCGCTCTTCGGCGACCACGCGCCCGACCCGGCCACCGCCGCCCAGATCCGGCACGACCTCTACCTGGACCACTCGCTGCCGGCCCAGTACGTGCACTACATGAAGAACATCTTCACCGGTGACTTCGGCACGGCGTTCAGCGGACAGTCGGTCACCGCGCTGATGGGCAGCGCCTTCCCGGTCACCATCCGGCTCACCGTCGTCGCCGTCCTCTTCGAGATCGTCATCGGCATCATCCTCGGCGTGGTCACCGGGATGAAGCGCGGCAAGCCGATCGACACCGGCGTGCTGCTGCTGACCCTGGTGGTGATCTCGGTACCGACCTTCGTCACCGGCTACGTCCTGCAGTACCTCTTCGGCGTGCAGCTGAAATGGGTCGCCTCGTCGGTGTCGCCGAGCGCGCCCTTCAACGAACTGCTGCTGCCCGGCCTGGTGCTCGCCCTGGTCTCGCTCGCCTACGTCACCCGGCTGACCCGTACCTCCATCGCCGAGAACACCCGGGCCGACTACGTGCGCACCGCCGTCGCCAAGGGCCTGCCCCGGCACCGGGTGATCATCCGGCACCTGCTGCGCAACTCGCTGATCCCGGTGGTGACCTTCATCGGCACCGACATCGGCGCCCTGATGGGCGGCGCCATCGTCACCGAGCGGATCTTCAACATCCACGGTGTCGGCTTCGAGCTCTACCAGGGCATCCTGCGCAACAACGCGCCGACCGTGGTCGGCTTCGTCACGATCCTGGTGCTGGTCTTCCTGCTGGCCAACCTGCTCGTCGACCTGCTCTACGCGGTCCTGGACCCGAGGATCCGGTATGCCTGAACCCGGCGACCCGATGGACGAACCCGACGAGGCCGTCTCGCCCGGCGGCTTCGGCAGCGGCATGGACCTGGCCGCCGAGGAGGCCGGGACGCTGGAGCACCCGCCGGGACCCGGCCCCGGCGAGCCCGCCGAGAAGCCCCGCAGCCTGTGGTCCGACGCCTGGCGCGACCTGCGGCGCAACCCGATCTTCATCATCTCCGCGCTGATCATCCTCTTCCTGGTGGTCATCTCGATCCGGCCCGGCCTGATCGCGAGCGGCGACCCGCTCCAGGCCGACCTCGCCAGGTCCCAGGACGGCTCGGGACCCGGCCACCCGTTCGGCTTCGACCTGCAGGGCCGCGACGTGTACACCCGGGTGGTCTACGGCGCCCGCGCCTCGGTCACCGTCGGCGTCTGCGCCACCGCCGGGGTGGTGATCCTCGGCAGCGTGCTCGGCGGCCTGGCCGGCTTCTTCGGCGGCTGGTGGGACGCGGTCCTCTCCCGGATCAGCGACGTCTTCTTCGGCATCCCGGTGATCCTCGGCGGGCTGGTCTTCCTGTCCGTGGTCACCAACAGCACCGTCTGGCCGGTGGTCGGCTTCATGATCCTGCTGGGCTGGCCGCAGATCGCCCGCATCGCCCGCGGCGCGGTGATCACCGC
Coding sequences within it:
- a CDS encoding ABC transporter permease, which produces MPEPGDPMDEPDEAVSPGGFGSGMDLAAEEAGTLEHPPGPGPGEPAEKPRSLWSDAWRDLRRNPIFIISALIILFLVVISIRPGLIASGDPLQADLARSQDGSGPGHPFGFDLQGRDVYTRVVYGARASVTVGVCATAGVVILGSVLGGLAGFFGGWWDAVLSRISDVFFGIPVILGGLVFLSVVTNSTVWPVVGFMILLGWPQIARIARGAVITARQNDYVQAARALGAGNSRLLLRHITPNAVAPVIVVGTIALGTYISLEATLSYLGVGLRPPTVSWGIDISDASSQIRNAPHMLLWPAGALSVTVLAFIMLGDAVRDALDPKLR
- a CDS encoding PspA/IM30 family protein, which encodes MSKQTVLGRVAQLAGANVDALLDRAEDPQQMVDRLIREYTAAIAEAADTVAATAGGLRLMTRDRAEDVAAAAEWGGKAATASRRADELRTAGIPAAADRFDRLARIALGRQLRSEQEAAAAGSAITAQTQVLDRLRPGLDRMRRTLDGLRSRREALVDRSRSAPARDRLPDAVRDVDLLDPAGELSRFEDKLRREEARAAGGREPAASCLDAQFESPDEPFDAAEVDARLARLKSGAARPRTGASRVQP
- a CDS encoding ABC transporter permease, which gives rise to MGRYVIRRLLQMIPVFIGSTFLIFFMVYALGDPVAALFGDHAPDPATAAQIRHDLYLDHSLPAQYVHYMKNIFTGDFGTAFSGQSVTALMGSAFPVTIRLTVVAVLFEIVIGIILGVVTGMKRGKPIDTGVLLLTLVVISVPTFVTGYVLQYLFGVQLKWVASSVSPSAPFNELLLPGLVLALVSLAYVTRLTRTSIAENTRADYVRTAVAKGLPRHRVIIRHLLRNSLIPVVTFIGTDIGALMGGAIVTERIFNIHGVGFELYQGILRNNAPTVVGFVTILVLVFLLANLLVDLLYAVLDPRIRYA
- a CDS encoding TPM domain-containing protein, with translation MLTALGAVVLVLPARPALADGPARLGRTGQVTDTVAAPGGRGRALRSAPGRLHGAHGVRLSVVYAGGFSGRSPQDRANAAAVRSGLGRGDLLLAVATRDRRYAVSADQDSGLTQGRLTEVGAVAIEPALRSGGWAGAAIAAADGYGAAPAGRRVAPPVRAPGPAGPRRADTATDNGAADLWIPVVAVAAALALGGYAVRKRHGRQPTVRADPGAAGWSGARPKPKQPTPLTALPELDRQARELLVATDDAVRTSREDVGFAAAQVGDEAAKPFGEAVEYAGGELAAAFRLRQRLDDAFPGDDETRRQMLDEILSRCTQANRRLDAESEAFDRLRALEANAPRVLARAEVTLAALPGRIAAAEAVLGPLTARYTAAALEPVAGYPAEARDRLEFARGSLDRARAALGTDHSRAAVFVRAAEGALGQAAVLADAVARRERELRAADARLRDALPAADADLARVRELSSGSTPAGDPAAGPGSGDAGLQGRIRRAESVLAGVREELAAGRYDPVAALRRVVAARFALDPAPDDDGARADGGVQDGGGAPDGGRVQDGGGAPDSGRVQDGGGAPDSGGVQDGGGRLVRESLEQSLPAARGQVAAARDVVTTHRGAIGSQARTRLAEAERRLRLAESAAAEDAGDALEHAGEADRLARDAQELAGQDLGGYGDSGGFGTGPAGDGGGGMGGAVLGGILLGGVLDGADGGRDYGGPGPGSFGGGRTRGRMGGGGGF
- a CDS encoding ABC transporter family substrate-binding protein, yielding MNRSPMSSPRTGGARPACPVSAPAPGRRAVRIAAALTAGAALTLTAACSSGGTKAAGTAGTDVASVARSGIRDGGALRWAVDGMPRTLNAFQADADAGTATVAGATLPLMFRLDGHGRPQADPDFLTKAEVSSQEPRQVVTYQLNPKARWSDGKAVGAADFTAQWKALGGRNSAYWAARNAGYDRISGIRQGSDARHVEVTFATPYADWRSLFSPLYPTGVTGNADAFNDGARTTLPAAAGPFALKAVDTKAKTVTLVRNHAWWGRPAKLDRIVLTAVPRADRPARLAAGTLDLAEIDPTALTAVRRIRGVAVRKAPDAAYTQLAINGSAGPLADERVRHAVARAIDRKKIATAVLKPLGLPVIALGNHLVLPSQNGYADHSSALGTAGLQQAQGLLADAGWQRSAARTGEKAAGPGRAAASGSLTVVEPSRAVAKAGKPLTLRFVLPAASPTLDDVGGRIARMLSGIGIRTEIDKVDGASYFQDHIASGDFDLALWSWPGSAYPATDDTPIFAKPVPAADGSLNVAQNYSRVGTDRIDQLLTRAGGELDASAARSLTAEADARIWAAAGSIPLYQRPQVVALRTGVANAGAFGFRTPDYQNLGFRK
- a CDS encoding peptide ABC transporter substrate-binding protein encodes the protein MRGATRVKWAVGVTAVALTAAACGGGSDNGGGGSGSSGGGIVRASWGDPQNALEPANTTEVQGGKVLDMVFRGLKKYNPKTAKADNMIADSITSTDSQNFDIKLKSGWTFSNGEPVTADSFVNAWNYDALLKNAQLNASFFSYIDGYAKVHPDTGAKSTATTLSGLHKVSDLEFKVKLNQKFSLWPDTLGYSAFYPLPKAFFDNHAAWLRKPIGNGPYAISSYTKGSLMSLRKWNGYKGPDPAQNNGVDLRVYTDNNTAYTDLQAGNLDLVDDIPAAQLKNVKSDLGSRYINEPAGIIQTIAFPLYNARWSSANSAKVRQGLSMAINRKQITDRIFQQTRTPASDWTSPVLGSAGGFKAGLCGTECTYDPAKAKQLIQQGGGLPGGRITIGYNADTGSHKEWVDAVCNSINNVLGDNKACVGSPTGTFADFRNKITDKKLNNPFRSGWQMDYPLIQDFLQPLYFTDASSNDTHYSNPDFDRLVNQANAEPDTSAAIGTFQDAERQLVKDMPAIPLWYQNGSAGYSSNLSNVVLNPFSVPVYNEIKVK
- the typA gene encoding translational GTPase TypA encodes the protein MSTRHDIRNVAIVAHVDHGKTTLVDAMLKQAGAFAAHQHLDDRMMDSNDLEREKGITILAKNTAVKYHPKDGGDPVTINIIDTPGHADFGGEVERGLSMVDAVVLLVDASEGPLPQTRFVLRKALDARLPVILCINKTDRPDSRIDEVVNETYDLFLDLDADEDQIEFPIVYACARDGVASLTKPENGTVPADSDSLEPFFSTILSTVPAPVYDEAAPLQAHVTNLDADNFLGRIALVRVEQGHLRKGQTVAWIKRDGTITSVRISELMMTEALTRKPAESAGPGDICAVAGIPDIMIGETLADPENPIALPLITVDEPAISMTIGTNTSPLVGKGGKGHKVTARLVKDRLERELVGNVSLRVLPTERPDTWEVQGRGELALAILVETMRREGFELTVGKPEVVTKEINGKVHEPIERLTIDSPEEHLGAITQLMAARKGRMETMTNHGSGWIRMEWIVPSRGLIGFRTEFLTQTRGTGIAHSLFEGHEPWFGELRTRNNGSLVADRSGVVTPFAMTNLQERGVLFVEPTTEVYEGMIVGENSRADDMDVNITKEKKLTNMRSSNADVAESIVPPRKLSLEQSLEFCRDDECIEVTPETVRIRKVVLDQKERGRAASRAKHGTA